One window from the genome of Candidatus Desulfarcum epimagneticum encodes:
- a CDS encoding conserved hypothetical protein (Evidence 4 : Unknown function but conserved in other organisms), with translation MSMRYPSYMRKDFTGPDFFRVKMDFPDERVGDVEGEIRRRFREIGGGVKPGQTVAVGLGSRGIHGVDVMARALCRAISETGAVPFIVPAMGSHGGATPEGQEKILADLNITPDTCGARVEPSMSVERIGTVFDDIPVFFSKKALKAHHIVCLNRIKPHSKFKAPVESGIVKMLCVGLGKHQGAAEYHRGALKHGFYPLLKEMGKTILARTPFLGGIAVVENAHDRTMIIKAAGPGDLFEKEAALLLEARRHFPRLPFSRLDALIIQRAGKDISGAGMDPNVTGRAYDLMESDFSENLKATRVAVLDLTDKTAGNAIGVGNADIITEKVFEKMDHEKTLINALSSLSLRKAFIPVRMPSDRMAVQACFSTIGPVPEKQVRAVIIKDTLRVGEFLAAEALEAEIQKNPLARIQARGRLMFNERGGFKGLSER, from the coding sequence ATGAGCATGCGATATCCGTCTTATATGCGAAAGGATTTCACCGGGCCTGATTTTTTCCGGGTCAAAATGGATTTTCCAGACGAACGGGTCGGGGACGTGGAGGGGGAGATCCGCCGCCGCTTCCGGGAGATCGGCGGCGGGGTCAAACCCGGGCAGACGGTGGCCGTGGGGCTGGGCAGCCGGGGCATTCATGGCGTGGATGTCATGGCCCGGGCGCTTTGCCGGGCGATTTCCGAGACCGGCGCCGTCCCGTTCATCGTCCCGGCCATGGGAAGCCACGGGGGGGCCACGCCCGAGGGCCAGGAAAAAATTCTGGCCGATCTGAACATCACCCCGGACACGTGCGGGGCCCGGGTGGAGCCCTCCATGTCTGTGGAGCGAATCGGGACGGTTTTTGACGACATCCCGGTTTTTTTTTCCAAAAAGGCGCTAAAGGCCCACCACATCGTGTGCCTGAACCGGATCAAGCCCCACTCCAAATTCAAGGCGCCTGTTGAAAGCGGAATCGTCAAGATGCTGTGCGTGGGCCTGGGCAAACACCAGGGCGCGGCCGAGTATCACCGGGGCGCGCTCAAGCATGGATTTTACCCTCTTTTAAAGGAGATGGGGAAAACCATTCTGGCCCGGACCCCTTTTCTGGGGGGGATCGCGGTGGTGGAAAACGCCCATGACCGGACCATGATCATCAAGGCCGCGGGTCCCGGGGACCTTTTTGAAAAAGAGGCGGCGCTTCTCTTAGAGGCCCGGCGCCATTTCCCCCGGCTTCCCTTTTCCCGACTCGACGCGCTCATCATTCAGCGGGCCGGAAAGGACATCAGCGGCGCGGGCATGGACCCCAACGTGACCGGAAGGGCCTATGATCTGATGGAAAGCGATTTTTCCGAAAACCTCAAGGCCACCCGGGTGGCGGTCCTGGATCTGACGGACAAAACCGCCGGAAACGCCATCGGGGTGGGAAACGCCGACATCATCACCGAAAAGGTGTTTGAAAAAATGGACCACGAAAAAACCCTCATCAACGCCCTGTCCAGCCTTTCTTTGCGAAAAGCCTTTATCCCGGTCCGCATGCCCTCCGACCGCATGGCCGTCCAGGCCTGTTTTTCCACCATCGGCCCGGTCCCGGAAAAACAGGTCCGCGCCGTCATCATCAAAGACACCCTGCGCGTGGGCGAATTTCTGGCCGCCGAGGCGCTGGAGGCGGAGATCCAAAAAAATCCCCTTGCCCGCATACAGGCCCGGGGCCGGCTGATGTTTAATGAGCGGGGCGGTTTTAAAGGGCTTTCAGAGCGTTAA
- a CDS encoding conserved hypothetical protein (Evidence 4 : Unknown function but conserved in other organisms), which translates to MMASNHDMRKIRRVYFLHGLEGSPQANKPRFLRKYYPDLIVPSLPPDIEERHAILKETIREPAFLAGSSLGGLSAVLFAMSFPEKVPGMALFAPAAGLFDESQAPPGLLKAMSRCRIPSGIPTVVIAALKDEVIPLAAIEGMIKRSPAPRRIELIKAKDDHTLGRSLDALPGAMDRAFG; encoded by the coding sequence ATGATGGCGTCAAATCACGACATGAGAAAAATCCGACGCGTGTATTTTCTTCACGGACTCGAGGGGAGCCCCCAGGCAAACAAGCCCCGTTTTTTAAGAAAATATTACCCGGACCTCATCGTCCCTTCGCTTCCGCCGGACATTGAGGAAAGACACGCCATTCTCAAAGAGACTATCCGCGAGCCGGCCTTTCTGGCGGGCTCTTCACTGGGAGGGCTCAGCGCGGTCCTGTTCGCCATGTCGTTTCCGGAAAAAGTCCCGGGAATGGCCCTGTTCGCCCCGGCGGCGGGCCTTTTTGATGAAAGCCAGGCGCCGCCCGGCCTTTTAAAGGCCATGTCCCGGTGCCGGATTCCCTCGGGGATTCCCACGGTGGTCATCGCGGCCCTGAAAGACGAGGTCATTCCCCTTGCCGCCATTGAGGGCATGATCAAACGCTCCCCGGCTCCCCGCCGAATCGAGCTGATCAAAGCAAAGGACGATCACACCCTGGGCCGGTCCCTTGACGCTCTTCCCGGGGCCATGGACAGGGCATTTGGATAA